Genomic segment of Conexibacter woesei Iso977N:
CATGCTGATCTCGGGGTGCTGGACGATGTGCGCGCCGACGCCCGGGCCGTCGCCGGTCACCACGTTCAGGACACCCTTGGGCAGCACGTCGACCAGCAGCTCGGCGAAGCGCAGCGTCGAGACCGGCGTCAGCTCCGACGGCTTCAACACCACCACGTTGCCCGCGGCCAGCGCCGGCGCGATCTTCCAGATCGCCATCATCAACGGGTAGTTCCACGGCGCGATCTGCCCCACGATGCCCAGCGGCTCGCGGCGCACGAACGACGTGTGGTCGGGCGAGTACTCGCCCGCGCTCGGGCCGGTCAGCGTCCGCGCCGCGCCCGCGAAGAAGCGCAGCTCGTCGGCGCAGATCGGCAGCTCCTCGGCGGCCAGCGACTGCGGCTTGCCGACGTTGAGCGACTCCAGCGCCGCCAGCTCGTCGCTGTGGGCGTCGATGACCGCGGCCATCGCCAGCAGCCGCTCCTGGCGCTCGCCCGGCGTGGTGTCGCGCCACGGGATCCGCGCCGCGCGCGCGGCGGCGACCGCGCGCTCGACGTCGGGCTGCCCGCCCTCGGGCACGCGCGCGATGACCTGCCCCGTCGCCGGGTTCAGGATCTCGCGCGTCGCGCCGTCGACGCCGCCGACGAGCTCGCCGCCGACCAGGTTCTTGTAGTCCTTGATCGTCGCTTCGGTCGCGCTCACGCGGTGGCTCCGGCGGTCGTGCTCAGGCCCATGTGGGCGCTGGCGTCGGTCAGCACGTCGCCCAGGCGGGCGACGATCTCATCCAGCAGCGCCTTGTCGGCGATCAGCGGCGGGGCGATCTGCAGCACGGAGTCGCCGCGGTCGTCGGCGCGGGCGATCAGGCCCGCCTCGCGCAGCCGCCCGGGCAGGAAGCCGCGCAGCAGCTTGTCGCGCTCGCTCTGGTCGAAGCGGGTGTTGTCATCGTCCTTGACGAGCTCCATTGCCCAGAAGAAGCCGTCGCCGCGCACGTCGCCGACGATCGGGACGCCGAGCAGGTCCTTCATCTTCTCGCCGAGGTACGGCGTGAGCGCGCGGACGTTCTCCAGGACCCCGTCGCGCTCGAAGATCTCCATGTTCTTGAGCGCCATCGCCGCGGCGACCGGGTGGCCGCCGAACGTGATGCCGTGCCGGAACACCGCGCCGGACTCGGCGATCGGGGCGATCACGCGGTCGGTGGCGATGACCGCGCCCATCGCCGCGTAGGCCGACGTCAGGCCCTTCGCGAGCGAGACCAGGTCCACCGTGATCCCCTCGCGGCCGGAGGCGATCCACTCGCCCATCCGCCCGCAGCCCGCGATGACCTCGTCGGCCATCAGGAGGATCCCGTACCTGTCCGCCAACGCCCGCAGGCCCTTCCAGTAGCCGGCCGGCGCCTTCAGGCAGCCGCCCGCGTTCTGGATCGGCTCGGCGATGATCAGCGCCACCTCGTCGGGGTTGGCGGCCACGATCGCGGCCTCCATCTCGGCCAGCAGCTGCGCGGTGAACGCGGCCTCGTCGGTCACGCGGCCGCCGTCGGGGCCGCCGCGGAACATGTTGGTGTTGCTGACGTGCGTGACGTCGATCGCCGGCTTGCCGAACGGGACCTTGAAGCGCTCGACGCCCGTGAACGACAGCGCTCCCAGCGTCACGCCGTGGTAGGCGATGTCGCGCGCGATCGCCTTCGTGCGCTGCGGCTGGCCGATCGCGTGGAAGTGCTCGCGCACGAGCTTCCAGGCGGCCTCGACCGACTCGCTGCCACCGGACGTGAAGAACACGCGGTTGAGGTCGCCCGGGGCGACGGCGGCCAGCTTGGCCGCCAGCTCGATCGACGCGGGATGCGCCGTGCCCCAGTTGGTGTTGAACGCCAGCGTCGTCAGCTGCGCCGCCGCGGCGGCGGCGAACTCCTCGCCGTAGGAGTAGCCGATCTGGGCGCAGAACAGCGACGACAGCGCGTCGATGTGCTGGTTGCCCTTGGTGTCGAACACGTACGGCCCCTCGCCCCGGTCCAGGACGAGGAGGTCGTCGATGCCCTGCTTGCTGAAGTGCAGCAGCAGGTGATCGTGTGCCGCCTGCTGCAGCTCGTCGTGCGTCATGCCGCCCATCGTGAGGTGACCACCTTCTTGCGCGTGTAGAACTCGACCGCGTCGTTGCCGTTGGCATGGAGGTCGCCGTCGATCGAGTCCTTCCACCCGCTGAACGGGAACCACGCGATCGGGGCGGCGACGCCCACGTTGACGCCGACCATCCCAGCTTCGACGCCGTAGCGATAGGCCCGCGCCGCGCCACCGGACTCGGTGAAGATCACCGAGGCGTTGCCGTAGCGCGAGCTGTTGACCTTGGCGATCGCCTCGTCGAGGTCGGCGGCGCGGACGAACGTCAGCACCGGGCCGAACAGCTCGTCGACCGCGACCTTGTGGTCCTCGGCGACGCCGTCGAGGATCGTCGGGCCGAGCGTGCAGCCGCCGGGGCCGGCGTCGCCGCGGCCGTCGAGCACGACCTGCGCGCCGTCGGCCTCGGCCTGGTCGATGTCGCGGACGAGGCGCTCGCGCTGGGCGGGCGAGACGACCGGGCAGACGTCCGTCTGCGGGTCGATCCCGGCGCCGGTCTTGAGCTTGGACGCCGCCTGCACGATCAGCTCGCGCGAGCGGTCCTGCTCGGCCTGGGTGCCGACGAGCACGGCGATCGAGCCGGCCAGGCAGCGCTGCCCAGCCGCGCCGAACGAGGAGCCCATGACGCCGCCGGTCATCAGGTCCGGGTCGGCGTCGGGCATGACGACCATCGAGTTCTTCGCGCCGCCCAGGGCCTGGACGCGCTTGCCGTGCTCGGCCGCGCGGGTCGAGACGTAGCGGGCGGTCTTGGCGCTGCCGACGAACGAGATCGCATCGACGCCCGGGTGCTCGAGGAGCCCGTTGACGACGTCGTGCGCGCCGTGGACGAGGTTGATCAGGCCCTCCGGGAAGGCGCCGGTCGAGATCGCCAGCTCGACGATCCGCTCGCCCGGCAGCGGGTCCTGCTCGGACGGCTTCAAGATGAAGGCGTTGCCCGCGGCCAGCGCCCAGGGCATGAACCACAGCGGGATCATCGCCGGGAAGTTGAAGGGGGTGATCGCCGCGACGACGCCGACCGGCTGGCGGACCATCTCGACGTCGAGGCCGGTGGCGACGCCCTCGAGGTTCTCGCCCTTGAGCAGGTGCGGCATCGCGACCGCGGCCTCGCAGGACTCGATCCCGCGTGCGACCTCGGCGGTCGCGTCGGGCAGCGTCTTGCCCATGTCGCGGGTGACGAGCTCGGCGATCTCGTCACGGTGCTCGTCGAGGATGTCGCGCAGCCTGGCGACCGCGCGGGCCCGGACGATCGGGGAGACCCTGCGCCACTCGGTCGCTGCGGCGCGGGCCGCGGTGACGGCGGCGTCGACGTCGGCGGAGGTGGAGAGCGGGACCAGCGCGAGCAGGTCGCCCGTCGCGGGGTCGCGGTCCTCGAGGGTCTGCGTCGTGGTGGACGGGGTCCAGGTGCCGCCGATGTGGTTGGCGAGCGTCCGGACGTCGGTGGGGACGGCGGTCGGGGTCATCTCGGTGCAGGCTCCCGCGTCCGGGGGCGCGGCCACAACGGGCGGGTCGTCCGAACCTCGCCCGGATCGCTGGACAGGTTGTCTAGTTGGGGTGGCCGGCGCCGTGGCGCCGGGCTTCGAGCGCGACGTGCAGGGCCAGCAGCGTGCGGGCGTCGGAGAGGTCGGCGTCGAGGACCTGCTCCAGGCGCGTGATGCGGTCATACAGCGCCTGGCGGTTGAGGTGCAGCGCGCGCGAGGTCTCGGCCTTGCGGCCGCCGTGCAGGCACAGCGCCTCCAGCGTCGGGAGCAGCTGGTGCTTGCGCTTGGCGTCGTGGGCCAGGACCGCCCCGAGCATCCGGTCGACGTAGGCGGTCAGGTCCGGCTGGTCGCGCCAGCGCCAGAGCAGCCGGTCGAGCGCCATCCGCGTCGCGTCGTGCCACGGCCGCGTGGTGTCGGTCGCCGCGGCCGCGGACTCCGCGGCA
This window contains:
- a CDS encoding aminotransferase class III-fold pyridoxal phosphate-dependent enzyme, translated to MTHDELQQAAHDHLLLHFSKQGIDDLLVLDRGEGPYVFDTKGNQHIDALSSLFCAQIGYSYGEEFAAAAAAQLTTLAFNTNWGTAHPASIELAAKLAAVAPGDLNRVFFTSGGSESVEAAWKLVREHFHAIGQPQRTKAIARDIAYHGVTLGALSFTGVERFKVPFGKPAIDVTHVSNTNMFRGGPDGGRVTDEAAFTAQLLAEMEAAIVAANPDEVALIIAEPIQNAGGCLKAPAGYWKGLRALADRYGILLMADEVIAGCGRMGEWIASGREGITVDLVSLAKGLTSAYAAMGAVIATDRVIAPIAESGAVFRHGITFGGHPVAAAMALKNMEIFERDGVLENVRALTPYLGEKMKDLLGVPIVGDVRGDGFFWAMELVKDDDNTRFDQSERDKLLRGFLPGRLREAGLIARADDRGDSVLQIAPPLIADKALLDEIVARLGDVLTDASAHMGLSTTAGATA
- the mmsA gene encoding CoA-acylating methylmalonate-semialdehyde dehydrogenase; its protein translation is MTPTAVPTDVRTLANHIGGTWTPSTTTQTLEDRDPATGDLLALVPLSTSADVDAAVTAARAAATEWRRVSPIVRARAVARLRDILDEHRDEIAELVTRDMGKTLPDATAEVARGIESCEAAVAMPHLLKGENLEGVATGLDVEMVRQPVGVVAAITPFNFPAMIPLWFMPWALAAGNAFILKPSEQDPLPGERIVELAISTGAFPEGLINLVHGAHDVVNGLLEHPGVDAISFVGSAKTARYVSTRAAEHGKRVQALGGAKNSMVVMPDADPDLMTGGVMGSSFGAAGQRCLAGSIAVLVGTQAEQDRSRELIVQAASKLKTGAGIDPQTDVCPVVSPAQRERLVRDIDQAEADGAQVVLDGRGDAGPGGCTLGPTILDGVAEDHKVAVDELFGPVLTFVRAADLDEAIAKVNSSRYGNASVIFTESGGAARAYRYGVEAGMVGVNVGVAAPIAWFPFSGWKDSIDGDLHANGNDAVEFYTRKKVVTSRWAA